A genomic window from Plasmodium chabaudi chabaudi strain AS genome assembly, chromosome: 8 includes:
- a CDS encoding RNA-binding protein musashi, putative — MEEENGSINNNNNINDVNQCDNSSNLNMSQDNNDNIIEDQDLNDKKIKDEESEVEQLRRLIAPLSKEQLIDILATAASIHEDIRDKCNEAVTSSPSTRRLMVRNIPFSTKDEQFLKYFETFGEIEDGIIVREKEGRSKGYGFVTFKYIESVQKCLKSNHTLDNKDLQVRLVADPFTDHYQNKLFVRNLSQKTNVTTLRNIFEKYGKLEECVIIHDNEGKSKGYGFLTFSSPKEAFKVMQQPERIIDNRVVFLHFAVSQNYKKYQNNQAYIKKNQNYNYYQKNNGNNRNNNFSRRAPVYYRENESTNTFNYPVSFVPNVYSNIPHGYQFNYPGNLESFNAFYNNPRY; from the coding sequence ATGGAAGAAGAAAACGGTAGtatcaataataataataacatcaATGATGTTAACCAATGTGATAATTCatcaaatttaaatatgtcaCAAGacaataatgataatattatagaAGATCAAGATTTAAATgataagaaaataaaagatgaaGAATCCGAAGTTGAACAGCTTAGACGATTAATAGCCCCTTTATCTAAAGAACAATTAATTGATATACTTGCAACTGCTGCATCAATACATGAAGATATACGTGATAAATGTAACGAGGCTGTTACCTCTTCTCCATCTACTAGGAGACTTATGGTTCGTAATATTCCATTTAGTACAAAAGAtgaacaatttttaaaatattttgaaacaTTTGGAGAAATAGAAGATGGTATTATTGTTAGAGAAAAAGAAGGCCGATCTAAGGGTTATGGATTTGTTACATTTAAGTATATCGAATCGGTTCAGAAATGTTTAAAAAGTAATCATACATTAGATAACAAAGATTTGCAAGTACGATTAGTAGCTGATCCATTTACAGAtcattatcaaaataaattatttgtaaGAAATTTATcacaaaaaacaaatgtaaCAACTTTAAGAaacatttttgaaaaatatggaaaacTTGAAGAATGTGTTATAATACATGATAATGAAGGCAAATCAAAGGGCTATGGATTCTTAACATTTTCATCACCTAAAGAAGCTTTTAAAGTTATGCAACAACCAGAAAGAATTATTGATAATAGAGTTGTTTTCTTACATTTTGCCGTTTCAcagaattataaaaaatatcaaaacaatcaagcatatataaaaaaaaatcaaaattataattattatcaaaaaaataatgggaATAACCGTAACAACAATTTTTCTAGAAGAGCACCTGTATATTATAGAGAAAATGAATCAACTAATACTTTTAATTATCCCGTTTCTTTTGTTCCGAATGTATACTCTAATATACCACATGGCTATCAATTTAATTATCCTGGTAATTTAGAATCATTTAATGCATTTTACAATAACCCAAgatattaa
- a CDS encoding merozoite organizing protein, putative, with protein MMNYHKLKKGYADKKVSKNNNDHLSNLTELKIKNDNIHIQNIVRTIYYVYTNKYDGETCFSYIKDILKNIIKGDVYDPKRKRYINEYCIYELCSRIILNIIKGSEKDDNFNKIMEFLFDILYYCDILQSEKKNKQRKRMNNGGLDSSDDFVQEYELITKLWNRLLDNIFLKDKKQRINLCKVIKCLVKKACALQIDVSNKLCKKHVNIFLSLLNDKDHNIRILCLNILEPFQDFNTRASYLKCLDDTNNNVRINAIRNISISVDDVTNAGDTTTGGNNYELLVILKVFLVRINDINHNVRIAIYEKLKNYYFYIPSDMKFELLLSGLNDKDKSVRDSCYNMILHWVQLFDDKVENLLLHLISSDIDNDIIVEQICKMHLHNVKKGSIKTMSMDFSDVKQGYRSTYEDFKSINDNLEEKENNKNDKTSENINELEDIEKDNIENTGPFNEEWFNNCVNNLFSLNTAELYMFRIYVQHFSTEQEKEKIDALNVVNTIYYYLNLSKFNEKLYYSRKNYINCVENDKRDQEENVNMICTCGKNKIDIKQLEENRKQNFIQTSKFDDNYCDKCIYYRAVKMMNQEFDENDINSDSNEAKQNDNKSCPYEYVLINEDNINENYQYICNIKNLLLLCKYLDIIEIYQVEKILQCCSTILLKGPLREIIIKCMLNNTGVNYYKLQKGHITCAYWLSNSYIYSCLELLKQMIYIKYKNLNRNEIEINFTNHILTIISEIKEPFENPDNDSAFMDNKINITESADGEEDEDLSPCERRRRLIEQEKREMNSDELENKRNKKKRNSTDMIQGINGIEQKNKEEEKRNSLSLTFTNIMNVENDVIFDIIRKKNLNTLSIEHLLLLCKKMQHKLDVTEAKIKDLTEMERERNSESIQKSNEANNHISDNTALNQSDENVISVFHEQIIMNTQIFLKQITMLGLLRLELKRRWLRILFILECFLCKSKSHCSFDPGLREFPNELLLPALNFCCSIMPEWDDKEIEDQFYDIIVSKCLGNWCMFINNDDELKKQIYAYKTAIVDTCEVLNNCLLNIEKVHEDIYPNIYKKASMDIMNQLDGRIGNGGNYSIDEDTQIGGKKKIDNEEGKVGNSIFYEYNPPNEGLLNYFATNQNAWYDYKELLEKLEINTLRCEIYICVLGDLLMTHPHLGNDKLIIEAIENLWDYLFGSANTSKYIQSISLRVCCKLLLTEYLGNYIYHLNNDALYLLIRNSSGKLRALFEMCFLLSPSTYNCVQDFKKISTYNITNINCHDKMFLLSIFSMYPSMSNTNMLVFHYTLEDIIIKTSEGVLKYKLKTTNFTNILTFMIFTILHKANIEFLCSNFPKYIKWILLIIIEKGIELTSRSNIIQLVYKIIQIYLFHNIKEMKNVTKANGYQNKEVKKRGRKKKQVNNNTDKVNNTENDGSDSENGETDLLADCIDGIEGENNETENNKENSTIFFKNAQKNVNTALKDLKTFYVLINFCMHSSDILKSRNEIRYCEVLKETIDKKIEQTKNYFIKKNLITNNQNNVENDDTMDTVEKEEKNDEHITNENLLNLNEFNSLKEENIYEEIIINYSNYIENITSRTFSYPIVPRTTFHNNERMTIDDILNQINSCNIKNNKNKNSFETVRTTVRANDEMIKRARTKQDINNNHNDDRQLETQNFKDTEFEMEMEKEFEINNDDALFESQNVMSNPKSVIHNNEDKNMDTSNFVNSNGAAENDNEQNDNRKNSPQTNGNKVYNTRRSSLRLSVQKKNNNLSSIDKEIKNNKLYDLNLTSSEDTPIKSENSSSIEYNSDKDESDINDNNSCSSSNSNDSTAMTFRRLNKLKRTSYTHVISK; from the coding sequence ATGATGAATTatcataaattaaaaaaggggTATGCTGATAAAAAAGtcagtaaaaataataatgatcaTTTATCAAACTTAacagaattaaaaataaaaaatgataatatacatattcaaaatattgtaagaactatatattatgtatatacaaataaatatgatggAGAAACatgtttttcatatataaaagacatattgaaaaatataataaagggGGATGTATATGATCCTAAAAGAAAGAGATACATCAAtgaatattgtatatatgaattatgttctagaataattttaaatataataaaaggaagtgaaaaagatgataattttaataaaattatggaatttttatttgatatattatattattgtgatatattacaaagtgaaaaaaaaaataaacaaagaAAACGAATGAACAATGGTGGGCTTGATAGTTCTGATGATTTTGTACAGGAATATGaattaataacaaaattgtGGAATAGATTAttagataatatatttctaaaagataaaaaacaaagaatAAACTTATGTAAAGTTATAAAATGCTTAGTTAAAAAAGCATGTGCATTACAAATAGAtgtatcaaataaattatgtaaaaaacatgttaatatatttttatcacttCTTAATGATAAAGATCATAATATTCgaattttatgtttaaatattttggaaCCATTTCAAGATTTCAATACTCGAGCTAGCTATTTAAAATGTCTTGatgatacaaataataatgttagAATAAATGcaataagaaatatatcaatCAGTGTTGATGATGTTACGAATGCTGGTGATACAACAACAGGtggaaataattatgaactgctagtaattttaaaagtttTTCTTGTTAGaattaatgatataaatcaCAATGTTCGTATAGCTATTTAtgagaaattaaaaaattattatttttatattccatCTGATATgaaatttgaattattattatctggTCTTAATGATAAAGACAAATCAGTTAGAGATAGTTGCTATAATATGATTCTACATTGGGTTCAACTATTTGATGATAAAGTAGAGAATCTATTGTTACATCTAATTAGCAGTGATATAGACAACGATATTATTGTTGAACAAATATGTAAGATGCATCTAcataatgtaaaaaaggGTTCTATAAAAACGATGAGTATGGATTTTAGTGATGTTAAACAAGGGTATAGATCAACTTATGAAGATTTTAAAAGTATTAATGATAATCtagaagaaaaagaaaacaacaaaaatgataaaactagtgaaaatattaacgaGCTTGAAGATATCGAAAAAGACaatattgaaaatacaGGACCATTTAATGAAGAGTGGTTCAACAATTgtgtaaataatttgttttctttaaaCACAGCAGAGTTGTATATGTTTAGAATTTATGTACAACATTTTTCAACAGAacaagaaaaagaaaaaatagatgCATTAAATGTAGTTAATACtatttattactatttaaatttaagcaaatttaatgaaaagCTATATTATagtagaaaaaattatattaattgtgttgaaaatgataaaagaGATCAAGAAGAAAATGTTAATATGATATGTACTtgtggaaaaaataaaatagatatTAAACAGTTGGAAGAAAatagaaaacaaaattttattcaGACTTCGAAATTTGATGATAATTATTGTGATAAGTGTATTTATTATAGGGCtgtaaaaatgatgaatcaagaatttgatgaaaatgatataaattctGATTCGAACGAagcaaaacaaaatgataataaatcgTGTCCATATGAATATGTACTAATAAATGAagataatattaatgaaaattatcaatatatttgtaatattaaaaatttacttttattatgtaaatatctagatataattgaaatatatcaggtggaaaaaattttacaatGCTGTTCtactatattattaaaaggaCCATTAAgagaaattataataaaatgtatgtTAAATAATACAGGAGTAAATTATTACAAACTTCAAAAAGGACATATAACATGTGCTTATTGGCTAAGTAACAGTTATATATACTCATGCCTTGAACTACTAAAgcaaatgatatatattaaatataaaaatttaaaccGTAATGAAATAGAAATCAACTTTAcaaatcatattttaacaATTATATCTGAAATTAAAGAACCATTTGAAAATCCAGATAACGATTCTGCATTTAtggataataaaattaacattACTGAAAGTGCAGATGGAGAAGAAGATGAGGATCTTAGTCCATGCGAAAGAAGACGCAGATTAATTGAACAAGAAAAGAGAGAAATGAATTCTGATgaattagaaaataaacgaaataaaaaaaaaaggaatagcACTGATATGATTCAAGGAATTAATGGTatagaacaaaaaaataaagaagaagaaaaaagaaattcaCTTAGTTTAACATTTACCAATATTATGAATGTAGAAAATGATGTTATATTTGATATTATTCGtaagaaaaatttaaatacattGTCTATAgaacatttattattattgtgtaaaaaaatgcaacaCAAACTTGATGTAACCGAAGCTAAGATAAAAGATTTAACCGAAATGGAACGTGAAAGAAATAGTGAAAGCATACAAAAAAGTAATGAAGCGAATAACCATATTTCTGATAATACTGCTTTAAACCAGTCAGATGAAAATGTAATTTCAGTTTTTCATGagcaaattattatgaacacacaaatatttttaaagcaAATAACAATGTTAGGATTGCTGAGATtagaattaaaaagaaGATGGTTAcgtattttattcattttagaatgctttttatgtaaaagtAAATCCCATTGTTCATTTGATCCAGGTTTGAGAGAATTTCCAAATGAACTTTTATTACCAGCTTTAAATTTTTGCTGTTCTATAATGCCAGAATGGGATGATAAAGAAATTGAAGACCAATTTTATGATATAATTGTGTCTAAATGTTTAGGTAATTGGTGTatgtttattaataatgatgatgaattaaaaaaacagatttatgcatataaaacaGCTATTGTAGATACATGTGaagttttaaataattgtttattaaatattgaaAAGGTACATGAAGATATATAtccaaatatatacaaaaaagcGAGTATGGATATAATGAATCAACTTGATGGACGAATAGGAAACGGTGGAAATTATAGCATTGATGAGGATACTCAAATTGgagggaaaaaaaaaatagataatGAAGAGGGAAAAGTAGGAaatagtattttttatgaatataatccACCTAATGAAggtttattaaattattttgcaaCAAATCAAAATGCATGGTATGATTATAAAGAATTATTAGAAAAGttagaaataaatacattgagatgtgaaatatatatatgtgtgttaGGTGATTTATTAATGACACATCCACATTTAGGtaatgataaattaattatagaagcaattgaaaatttatgggattatttatttggttCTGCAAATAcaagtaaatatattcaatcCATTTCTTTACGTGTCTGttgtaaattattattaaccGAATATCTAGGAaactatatttatcatttaaataatgatgctttatatttattaataagaAATTCATCTGGCAAATTAAGAGCACTTTTTGAAATgtgttttttattgtctCCATCGACTTATAACTGTGTTCaggattttaaaaaaataagtacaTACAATATTACTAATATTAATTGTCAtgataaaatgtttttattatcaattttttcaatgtACCCATCAATGAGTAATACAAACATGTTAGTCTTTCACTACACACTGGAAGacataattattaagaCTAGTGAAGgggtattaaaatataaattgaaaacaacgaattttacaaatatattaacatttatgatatttacaattttacATAAAGCTAATATCGAATTTTTATGTTCAAACTttccaaaatatattaaatggatattattaattattattgaaaAGGGAATAGAATTAACTAGCCGatcaaatattatacaacttgtttataaaattattcaaatatatctcttccataatataaaagaaatgaaaaatgttaCTAAAGCAAATGgttatcaaaataaagaagttaaaaaaagagggcgtaaaaaaaaacaagtaaataataatacagaCAAAGTTAATAACACAGAAAATGATGGTAGTGATTCAGAAAACGGAGAAACAGATTTACTTGCAGATTGTATTGATGGAATTGAAggagaaaataatgaaacagaaaataataaagaaaattcaactattttttttaaaaatgcacaaaaaaatgtaaatactGCTTTAAAGGATTTAAAAACATTCTATGTGCTCATAAATTTTTGTATGCATTCATctgatattttaaaatcaaGAAATGAAATTAGATATTGTGAAGtattaaaagaaacaatagataaaaaaatagaacaaactaaaaattattttataaaaaaaaatctaaTAACTAATAATCAAAACAATgttgaaaatgatgatactATGGATACAgttgaaaaagaagaaaaaaatgacgAACATATTACAAATGAaaatcttttaaatttaaatgaatttaattcattaaaggaagaaaatatctatgaagaaattattataaattattctaactatattgaaaatattacatCAAGAACATTTTCTTATCCAATTGTCCCAAGGACAACTTTCCATAACAATGAAAGAATGACAATAgatgatattttaaatcaaattaattcatgtaatatcaaaaataataaaaataaaaattcctTTGAAACTGTTCGAACTACTGTCAGAGCGAATGATGAAATGATTAAAAGGGCAAGAACTAAACAAGACATAAACAATAACCATAATGACGATAGACAATTAGAAACCCAAAATTTTAAGGATACAGAGTTCGAAATGGAAATGGAAAAAGAATTtgaaattaataatgatgatgcCCTATTTGAATCTCAAAATGTGATGTCTAATCCTAAATCTGTTATCCACAATAatgaagataaaaatatggatacttcgaattttgtaaatagcAATGGCGCTgcagaaaatgataatgaacaaaatgacaatagaaaaaattcaCCACAAACAAATGGCAATaaagtatataatacaaGGCGTAGTAGTTTGAGACTATCtgttcagaaaaaaaataataatttatctaGTAtagataaagaaataaaaaataataaattatatgatcTTAATTTAACATCTAGTGAGGATACACCTATTAAAAGTGAAAATTCAAGTTCCATCGAATATAATAGTGACAAAGATGAATCtgatataaatgataacaATAGTTGTAGTAGTTCAAATAGTAATGATTCAACGGCTATGACCTTTAGGCGCCTCAACAAGCTCAAAAGAACGAGCTATACACATGTTATTTCAAAGTaa
- a CDS encoding ubiquitin fusion degradation protein 1, putative — protein MFKLVINLLLAFSLITSAFVDTKYVDKNRLSYSLTNSSSFYRSKPYSNILTRIKNYAYKAIYKTKLLTYVNDINNLNLGKEKNEFYLIALPLSDKFNPFSGTFCHDNIQYSDKASLPIFIYDILLSKHIEVPWNFVIEKVDIKKKEIYDKITMPEITMPNNYKNINKLDRIFINVLDFKAKKNFLFLPNYIMKSLQLKCFDVVRLKFVKLETATSVILQPHDKKFFQLDEPKKILEEKLRYYSCLTKNSTICIFHNNFDYYFDVVKIDSEKKKDVEVASIQDADVIFDFVKEKYP, from the exons ATGTTCAAGCTTGTTATAAATCTTCTTTTGgctttttcattaattaCAA gTGCTTTTGTGGACACAAAATATGTCGATAAAAACCGGCTTTCTTATAGCCTAACCAATAGTAGTAGCTTTTATAGGTCTAAACcatattcaaatatattaacaagaataaaaaattatgcatataaagcTATTTACAAGACAAAG CTATTAACCTATGtgaatgatataaataacttAAATTTGggaaaagagaaaaatgaattttatttaattgcACTTCCCTTAAGTGATAAATTTAATCCATTTTCTG GGACATTTTGCCATGACAATATTCAATATAGTGACAAGGCATCCTTGcccatatttatatatgacata CTGTTAAGCAAGCATATTGAAGTCCCTTGGAATTTTGTGATAGAAAAGGTTGACATAAAAAAGAAGGAAATCTATGACAAAATAACAATGCCAGAAATTACTATgccaaataattataaaaatattaata AGCTGGATAGGATATTTATCAATGTACTAGATTTTAaagctaaaaaaaattttttatttcttccaaattatattatgaaatcATTACAATTAAA GTGTTTTGATGTAGTAAGACTCAAATTTGTTAAACTTGAAACAGCTACTAGTGTCATTCTACAACCACATgataaaaagttttttcAACTAGACGAGCCAAAG AAAATTTTGGAAGAGAAACTTAGATATTACTCTTGCTTAACAAAAAACAGCACGATATGTATATTTCACAACAATTTTGATTACTATTTTGATGTTGTTAAAATAGATTCAg aaaaaaaaaaggacgTCGAAGTTGCATCAATCCAGGATGCTGACGTTATTTTCGATTTTGtcaaagaaaaatatccataa
- a CDS encoding methyltransferase, putative, with translation MASELHELSYWEKIYTNEKDNYKELNIELEEWFEENCDKIINWVDNKFKENKNISILDIGSGNGLFLHKLYKKGFINLYGFDFSKTAIDLARSFFEDNNMNNIYVQVLDICNIRTELNSADSKLTRTYDLLNDKGTFDIFFMNNKQTEYFQQVSFFFKVNTLFSITSCNCCKEELLEIVNSFNQNSSKIQLSVIDEILYETITFGGKTGQTIITLIFKCS, from the coding sequence atgGCGTCTGAATTACATGAATTAAGCTATTGGGAAAAGATATACACAAATGAAAAGGATAACTACAAAGAGTTAAATATAGAATTGGAAGAATGGTTTGAAGAAAATtgtgataaaataattaactGGGTTGATAATAagtttaaagaaaataaaaatatatctatacTTGATATAGGATCAGGTAATGGactatttttacataaattatataaaaaagggtttataaatttatatggtTTTGACTTTTCAAAAACAGCCATTGATTTAGCTAGATCATTTTTTGAAGATAATAACATGaacaatatttatgtacAGGTTTTagatatatgtaatattagAACGGAACTAAATTCAGCTGACTCAAAGTTAACAAGAACATATGACctattaaatgataaaggaacctttgatatattttttatgaataataaacaaactGAATATTTTCAGCaagtttcttttttttttaaagtaaaTACACTTTTTTCAATAACCTCATGTAATTGCTGTAAAGAAGAATTATTAGAAATTGTTAATTCCTTTAATCAAAATAGCTCGAAAATTCAATTATCTGTTATTGatgaaattttatatgaaacCATAACATTTGGGGGTAAAACAGGCCAAACAATTATTACCTTAATATTTAAGTGTTCGTAG
- a CDS encoding zinc finger protein, putative, which translates to MDGNFYYNEYNNIDSYANNFTENDYMNSNGNYENYCKGYNEFENEIHMYEENAEDDPKAYSCPSTGTNNNPIVCSGNINNDTTMNRNDDSMPIDSRCNPSDGKINYNSSNNDITHNRKRKGQTDETNNKKHKRRSSCIICSKNCTKYKFACCREYYCSLVCYRTHNTKECFEKNKKNPDKTNSNQNSGFNSECHQTRQTNGTDNADNTEPVLLSEEQKNRLKDDLALRLLLKNNYVRSIFKQFTISKDKITYLSHYINDPTIVQVIDHIMKTIDC; encoded by the coding sequence ATGGATGGCAACTTTTATTACAAcgaatataataacataGATAGTTatgcaaataattttactgaaaatgattatatgaatagtaatggaaattatgaaaattattgcAAAGGATACAATgaatttgaaaatgaaattcaCATGTATGAAGAAAATGCTGAAGATGACCCAAAGGCCTATAGTTGCCCCTCAACCGGTACAAACAATAATCCCATAGTATGTTCtggaaatataaataatgacaCTACTATGAATAGAAATGATGATAGTATGCCTATCGATTCAAGGTGCAATCCTTCAgatggaaaaataaattataatagcTCTAATAATGACATTACTCATAATAGAAAGAGAAAAGGACAAACTGACGAaactaataataaaaaacataaacgAAGAAGTTCTTGTATAATCTgttcaaaaaattgtaccaaatataaatttgcaTGTTGTCGTGAATACTATTGTTCATTAGTATGTTATAGAACTCATAATACAAAAGAatgttttgaaaaaaataaaaaaaatcccGATAAAACTAATTCCAATCAAAATAGTGGATTTAATTCAGAATGTCATCAAACTCGACAAACAAATGGTACAGACAATGCAGATAATACAGAACCCGTTTTGTTATCAGAGGAACAGAAAAATAGATTAAAGGATGATTTAGCACTtcgattattattaaaaaataattatgttcgttccatttttaaacaatttaCTATATCCAAAGATAAAATTACATACTTATCTCATTACATAAATGACCCAACCATTGTTCAAGTGATTGATCATATCATGAAAACGATAGACTGTTAA